A portion of the Gemmatimonas sp. genome contains these proteins:
- the glgP gene encoding alpha-glucan family phosphorylase, translating to MTAPVEAPPAPPVPEPAPLPGRLAGLTHLAHNLAWSWNRDARMIFKEIDESLWHRLRHNPIRLLQLVDPARLVQLSDDAVFCARYDRAMQWLASERSDEHTWYARTFPELRGQPVAYFCAEFGVHNSVPIYSGGLGVLAGDHLKTASDLGIPLVAVGILYRQGYFDQHIRVDGWQEDSNDAIDFNAVPIVPLPGKDGEKHLVTVNTFGRDINIRVWKMQVGRVPVYLLDSDLPENHPDDRPLLSKLYSGGPAMRLRQEWLLGVGGVRALRALGIAPAAWHANEGHAAFMMVERVRELCQQGVSFADAVKRVRNRSVFTTHTPVPAGHDHFGVNEVRECAQGFWNEMGIDAETFLRIGYMPESGTGVYHMTAASVRLSRRVNAVSRRHGIVTRHMSRSLWNGREAENIPVGHVTNGVHLATWMANPIMKLLDDHLGPAWGHSNDPALWEQVLTLDDEALWHTHSRLKHTLMRLVREEARSAFARRQIEATQLVGAGTLLDPKTLTIGFARRFATYKRADLIFRDVERLRKLVTNVQRPVQIVFAGKAHPADNPGKQVLQNVYHFTRDPRFEGRVAFVEDYGMHLAHLLVQGVDLWMNLPRVPLEASGTSGMKAALNGVPQISTIDGWWEEGYEGNNGWAITPEEDDEAGVSTSNRLYELLEQEVVPRYYDVDKNDLPRRWLATMKHSIRVAGQQFTARRMVEQYARAYYAPSILGDALPDDPPIA from the coding sequence ATGACCGCACCTGTCGAAGCGCCGCCCGCCCCGCCCGTCCCCGAACCTGCCCCACTGCCGGGCCGGCTCGCGGGACTCACCCATCTCGCGCACAATCTGGCGTGGAGCTGGAATCGCGACGCGCGGATGATCTTCAAGGAGATTGACGAAAGCCTCTGGCATCGGTTGCGCCATAACCCGATCCGCCTGCTCCAGCTGGTCGATCCGGCCCGTCTCGTGCAGCTCTCCGACGACGCGGTCTTTTGTGCGCGCTACGACCGCGCCATGCAATGGCTGGCCTCGGAACGGTCGGACGAACACACCTGGTATGCCCGCACCTTCCCCGAGCTGCGCGGTCAGCCGGTCGCCTATTTCTGCGCCGAGTTCGGCGTGCACAACTCCGTGCCGATCTACTCGGGCGGTCTCGGTGTGCTGGCCGGTGACCACCTGAAGACGGCGTCGGATCTTGGTATCCCGCTGGTAGCGGTCGGCATTCTGTACCGGCAGGGGTACTTCGATCAGCATATCCGCGTGGACGGCTGGCAGGAAGACTCGAACGACGCGATCGACTTCAATGCGGTGCCCATCGTGCCGCTGCCGGGCAAGGACGGGGAGAAGCACCTCGTGACGGTGAACACGTTCGGTCGCGATATCAACATCCGCGTCTGGAAGATGCAGGTGGGTCGCGTGCCCGTGTATCTGCTCGACTCCGATCTCCCGGAGAACCATCCCGACGACCGGCCGCTGCTCTCGAAGCTGTACTCGGGTGGCCCCGCGATGCGTCTCCGGCAGGAATGGTTGTTGGGCGTTGGCGGCGTGCGCGCGCTTCGTGCGCTCGGCATTGCGCCCGCCGCCTGGCACGCCAACGAAGGGCACGCGGCATTCATGATGGTTGAGCGCGTGCGCGAGCTCTGCCAGCAGGGCGTGTCGTTCGCCGACGCCGTGAAGCGCGTGCGCAATCGCAGTGTGTTCACCACGCACACCCCGGTGCCGGCGGGCCACGACCACTTCGGCGTGAACGAAGTGCGTGAGTGTGCCCAAGGATTCTGGAACGAGATGGGGATCGACGCCGAGACCTTCTTGCGCATCGGGTACATGCCGGAGTCGGGTACCGGCGTGTACCACATGACCGCCGCGTCGGTGCGCCTCTCGCGTCGCGTGAACGCCGTGTCGCGTCGCCACGGCATCGTGACGCGCCACATGAGCCGCTCGCTCTGGAACGGTCGCGAGGCCGAGAACATCCCCGTCGGTCACGTCACGAACGGCGTGCACCTAGCGACGTGGATGGCCAATCCCATCATGAAGCTGCTCGACGATCACCTCGGACCGGCGTGGGGACACAGCAATGATCCCGCCCTTTGGGAACAGGTGCTCACGCTCGACGACGAGGCGCTGTGGCACACGCACTCGCGCCTCAAGCACACGCTCATGCGCCTCGTGCGTGAAGAAGCCCGCAGCGCCTTCGCGCGACGGCAGATCGAGGCCACGCAGCTCGTCGGCGCCGGCACGCTGCTCGACCCGAAAACGCTGACCATCGGCTTCGCGCGTCGCTTCGCCACTTACAAGCGCGCCGACCTGATATTCCGCGATGTCGAGCGGCTGCGGAAGCTCGTCACGAACGTGCAGCGACCGGTGCAGATCGTCTTCGCCGGCAAGGCGCATCCGGCCGACAATCCGGGCAAGCAGGTGCTGCAGAACGTGTATCACTTCACCCGTGATCCGCGCTTCGAAGGCCGCGTGGCCTTCGTGGAGGACTACGGCATGCACCTCGCGCACCTGCTCGTGCAGGGCGTGGACTTGTGGATGAATCTGCCGCGCGTGCCGCTCGAGGCCTCGGGCACGAGTGGCATGAAGGCGGCGCTCAACGGCGTGCCGCAGATCTCCACGATCGACGGCTGGTGGGAGGAAGGCTACGAGGGGAACAATGGCTGGGCGATCACGCCCGAAGAAGACGACGAGGCGGGCGTCAGCACGTCGAACCGTCTCTACGAGTTGCTGGAGCAGGAGGTGGTGCCGCGCTACTACGACGTGGACAAGAATGATCTTCCGCGTCGTTGGCTAGCCACGATGAAGCACTCCATCCGTGTGGCCGGTCAGCAGTTCACGGCGCGACGCATGGTGGAGCAGTACGCGCGTGCCTACTATGCGCCATCGATCCTGGGTGACGCCCTGCCCGACGATCCACCAATCGCGTAA
- the thrA gene encoding bifunctional aspartate kinase/homoserine dehydrogenase I codes for MPPLRTRSASRSTAIDVFKFGGASLADAAAVRHAIDLIVEPRPSRVVTVVSALAGVTDALLAIAEAARVGDVDAVDEQVTTLHQRHAAVATGIIGNARVRACLLRELDAAFEEVRTLGYGVASLRELTPRTTDFLLVRGEQLSARLLVAGLLARGAKAEYVEAATLIRTDGVFGGAFPDLVATDREVRAQLRPLLKRRVLPVVPGFVGGTTDGALVTLGRGGSDLTATVLGRSLRAERITLWKDVPGLMTTDPRLVPTARIVPQLNVREAAELAYYGAKVLHPRALIPLARVRVPVFVRPFADPTAPGTEISVRHTLTRYPVKALSIVRSQSLVTVTGNGMLGVPGIAARTFAALQQAGISVTLISQASSEHSICLCVPAERGAEARVALEKAFALELSRRELEGMDVQRGMATLAVVGLGMAGSPGIASRMFTSLSNARVNIVAIAQGSSELNISVVIAEPDAEAAAQAVHDEFQLDKIGGGGLREEDRLDVVLMGVGLIGRELLRMLPRVRRRVKPTIVGLIDRSGFVFEPNGLTARQLASYAKAKESGGALATMNGGQKATAAEAVAYIGSHALARPVLVDVTAHETLPAIRAAIVANMDIVMANKRPLSAPRAEVASLRALAAKHGARLLHETTVGAGLPVMDSYAKLVETGDKVLRIEGCTSGTLGFLLTEIGKGRAFSESLRDAMSRGFTEPDPRDDLSGMDVARKALILARMMGFGGDLKDVTVESLVPAAYRKMPLPKFLESLAAQDAAWTARFATATKQGRVWRYVLNASPRKVVVGLRAVPLTHPLAGLRGTDNQIVFTTMRYREHPLVITGPGAGPAVTAAGVLNDILQLTPS; via the coding sequence ATGCCGCCACTGCGCACCCGTTCCGCTTCGCGGTCCACCGCGATCGACGTTTTCAAGTTTGGCGGGGCCTCCTTGGCCGATGCGGCGGCCGTACGCCACGCGATCGACTTGATCGTCGAACCGCGTCCGAGTCGCGTGGTGACCGTGGTATCGGCGCTGGCCGGGGTCACCGACGCGCTGCTGGCGATCGCCGAGGCGGCGCGCGTCGGGGATGTCGATGCGGTCGATGAGCAGGTCACGACGTTGCACCAACGACACGCGGCCGTGGCTACCGGCATCATCGGCAACGCCAGAGTACGGGCTTGCCTCCTCCGCGAACTCGACGCGGCATTCGAGGAGGTACGCACCCTCGGGTACGGTGTGGCTAGCCTGCGCGAGCTGACGCCGCGCACCACGGACTTCCTCTTGGTGCGCGGTGAGCAGCTCTCGGCACGACTCCTCGTGGCTGGCCTGTTGGCGCGCGGCGCGAAGGCGGAGTACGTGGAAGCCGCCACGCTCATTCGCACTGACGGCGTGTTCGGTGGAGCGTTTCCCGATCTGGTGGCCACCGATCGCGAGGTTCGGGCGCAACTGCGCCCGTTGCTGAAGCGGCGGGTGCTCCCGGTGGTGCCCGGCTTTGTCGGGGGCACGACTGACGGCGCTCTGGTCACGCTGGGGCGCGGTGGCAGCGATCTCACGGCCACGGTGCTGGGACGTTCGCTGCGCGCCGAGCGGATCACCCTCTGGAAGGACGTGCCGGGGCTGATGACGACCGACCCGCGCCTGGTGCCCACGGCGCGCATCGTGCCGCAGCTCAACGTGCGCGAAGCGGCCGAACTGGCGTACTACGGCGCCAAGGTGCTGCATCCGCGCGCGCTCATTCCCCTGGCGCGGGTGCGCGTGCCCGTGTTCGTGCGACCGTTTGCTGACCCCACGGCTCCGGGCACCGAGATCTCGGTGCGGCACACGCTCACGCGGTATCCCGTGAAGGCGCTCTCGATCGTGCGCAGTCAGTCACTGGTCACGGTGACGGGCAATGGCATGCTTGGTGTTCCCGGTATCGCCGCCCGCACCTTTGCGGCCTTGCAACAGGCGGGCATTTCCGTGACGCTGATTTCGCAGGCCTCGTCGGAGCACTCCATCTGTTTGTGCGTGCCGGCCGAACGTGGTGCCGAGGCGCGCGTGGCCTTGGAGAAGGCATTTGCGCTCGAACTCTCGCGGCGTGAACTCGAAGGCATGGACGTACAGCGCGGTATGGCGACGTTGGCCGTGGTGGGACTCGGCATGGCCGGTTCGCCGGGCATCGCGTCGCGCATGTTTACATCGCTGTCCAACGCGCGCGTGAACATCGTGGCGATCGCGCAGGGTTCGAGCGAGCTGAATATTTCGGTGGTGATCGCGGAGCCCGATGCCGAAGCCGCCGCGCAGGCGGTGCATGATGAGTTTCAGCTCGACAAGATCGGTGGCGGCGGATTGCGCGAAGAAGACCGTCTCGACGTGGTGCTGATGGGCGTGGGGCTGATCGGGCGTGAGCTGCTGCGGATGCTGCCGCGGGTGCGGCGGCGCGTGAAGCCGACCATCGTCGGCCTCATCGATCGCAGCGGGTTCGTGTTCGAACCGAATGGTCTCACGGCCCGACAGTTGGCGAGCTACGCGAAGGCCAAGGAGTCTGGCGGGGCGTTGGCCACGATGAACGGCGGGCAGAAGGCTACCGCGGCCGAGGCGGTGGCGTACATCGGCTCGCACGCGCTGGCGCGTCCGGTGCTGGTGGACGTCACGGCGCACGAAACGCTGCCGGCGATTCGCGCCGCGATTGTGGCCAACATGGATATCGTGATGGCCAACAAGCGGCCACTATCGGCGCCGCGTGCCGAGGTGGCGTCGCTGCGGGCGCTGGCCGCGAAGCACGGCGCACGCCTGTTGCACGAAACCACGGTGGGTGCCGGATTGCCTGTGATGGACAGCTATGCCAAGCTCGTGGAAACAGGCGACAAGGTGCTGCGCATCGAGGGATGTACGTCGGGGACGTTGGGGTTCCTGCTCACCGAAATCGGCAAGGGCCGCGCGTTCAGCGAGTCGCTGCGCGATGCGATGTCGCGCGGCTTCACCGAACCCGATCCTCGCGATGACTTGTCGGGCATGGACGTTGCCCGCAAGGCGCTCATTCTGGCGCGCATGATGGGCTTCGGCGGTGACCTGAAGGATGTGACCGTCGAGTCTTTGGTCCCGGCCGCGTATCGAAAGATGCCGTTGCCGAAGTTTCTGGAGTCGCTGGCGGCGCAGGACGCGGCATGGACCGCCCGTTTTGCGACGGCCACCAAACAGGGGCGCGTGTGGCGTTACGTGTTGAACGCGTCGCCGCGGAAAGTGGTAGTCGGGTTACGTGCGGTGCCGCTCACACATCCACTGGCGGGGTTGCGCGGTACCGACAATCAGATCGTGTTCACCACCATGCGATATCGTGAGCATCCTCTGGTGATCACCGGCCCGGGCGCTGGTCCGGCCGTCACCGCCGCCGGTGTCCTCAACGATATCCTTCAGCTTACGCCATCATGA
- the thrC gene encoding threonine synthase, producing the protein MTTPMSHPLPANAVFLPAGVTGLPAGAERSVQRCAACGHLLSPLNAAPDCPTCGGLLEIIHRAPVDEFEAPLSANAIKHRFSQHCCAMPMGHASGVWRFESIVMPGAGEAIVSHPEGNTPLLSRPAISKYTGCDGLLIKHEGHNPTGSFKDRGMTVGTTQAVRIGASAVACASTGNTSAALASYAAQAGIPGLVFVPAGKIALGKLAQTLSYGARTLLVKGDFDECLRLVQQASRELGIYLLNSINPWRVEGQKTIVFEMLQQLGWNAPDFIVLPAGNLGNTAAFGKALREAKALGLIDKMPRIVSVQAAGAAPFARAYREDFATRYTVHAETIATAIRIGDPASWDRAVRAIRETDGLVISATDDEIIDAKVTIDGAGVGCEPASAASVAGVRQLVRSGIIRGGDTVVAVLTGHVLKDPGMLVELHQRQDYPRANRPIEIDATVSAVEAVLRSTRERAS; encoded by the coding sequence ATGACCACGCCGATGTCTCATCCTCTACCGGCGAACGCGGTGTTCCTGCCCGCCGGTGTCACGGGACTGCCGGCGGGCGCCGAACGCAGCGTGCAGCGATGCGCGGCATGCGGGCATCTGCTGTCGCCACTCAATGCGGCGCCGGATTGTCCGACCTGTGGAGGCTTGCTCGAGATCATCCATCGCGCGCCGGTGGATGAATTCGAGGCGCCGCTCTCGGCCAACGCCATCAAACACCGATTCTCGCAGCACTGCTGTGCGATGCCGATGGGTCACGCATCGGGGGTGTGGCGCTTCGAGTCGATCGTGATGCCCGGCGCCGGCGAGGCGATCGTGAGTCATCCCGAGGGAAATACGCCGCTGCTGTCGCGGCCGGCGATCTCGAAGTACACGGGCTGCGACGGCTTGCTGATCAAGCATGAAGGACACAATCCCACCGGTTCGTTCAAGGATCGCGGCATGACCGTGGGCACCACGCAGGCGGTGCGCATCGGTGCCAGCGCCGTGGCCTGTGCCAGCACTGGCAACACCTCGGCGGCCTTGGCGTCGTACGCTGCGCAGGCTGGCATTCCCGGACTGGTGTTCGTGCCGGCAGGCAAGATCGCGCTGGGCAAGCTGGCGCAAACACTGTCGTACGGCGCGCGTACGCTGCTGGTGAAGGGCGACTTCGACGAATGCTTGCGGCTTGTGCAGCAGGCATCTCGAGAACTCGGGATCTATCTGCTGAATTCCATCAATCCGTGGCGCGTGGAAGGACAGAAGACCATCGTGTTCGAGATGCTGCAGCAACTGGGTTGGAACGCGCCCGACTTCATCGTGTTGCCGGCCGGCAACTTGGGGAACACGGCAGCGTTCGGCAAAGCGTTGCGTGAAGCGAAGGCGTTGGGGCTGATCGACAAGATGCCGCGCATCGTGAGCGTGCAAGCGGCGGGAGCGGCGCCGTTCGCGCGCGCTTATCGCGAAGACTTCGCCACGCGGTATACGGTACACGCGGAAACGATCGCGACCGCTATTCGCATCGGCGATCCGGCCTCCTGGGATCGCGCGGTGCGGGCGATTCGCGAAACCGATGGCCTGGTGATTTCGGCGACCGACGACGAGATCATCGATGCCAAGGTCACGATCGACGGGGCTGGTGTCGGATGCGAGCCGGCCAGCGCGGCCAGCGTGGCGGGCGTGCGGCAACTGGTGCGCAGCGGTATCATCCGAGGCGGAGACACCGTGGTGGCGGTGCTCACTGGACATGTACTCAAGGATCCCGGCATGCTCGTCGAATTGCATCAGCGCCAGGATTACCCACGCGCCAACCGCCCCATTGAAATCGATGCCACGGTGAGCGCGGTGGAAGCGGTCTTGCGGAGCACGCGCGAGCGTGCCTCATGA
- a CDS encoding SDR family NAD(P)-dependent oxidoreductase produces the protein MTPVGMHALASPRRTLVAGAARPLGVELVRQCLIRGDKVYAAARNPARVPVLADLRAEYGGLELIALDPADPSLVADAVPVLESLTDTLDQLIIAPAEPGPHEKLADSERDEVLATLSGTGLTEHYRRHAVAPLLLVRTLLPFLANRDGARVLVVSSWLGSLAGKTQGGDYATCASGAALHMHMRALAHDLSDERIVLMLGNPGHFATTPDGPTFRVPIDEAAIGLLSQMERLPRERTGSFLDWTGAERAW, from the coding sequence ATGACCCCCGTCGGGATGCATGCGTTGGCGTCGCCGCGACGCACACTGGTTGCCGGCGCCGCGCGGCCGCTCGGTGTGGAGTTGGTACGTCAGTGTCTCATTCGCGGTGACAAGGTGTACGCCGCTGCGCGCAATCCGGCGCGGGTGCCGGTGTTGGCGGATCTGCGCGCCGAGTACGGTGGGTTGGAACTGATTGCACTCGATCCTGCCGACCCGTCGTTGGTGGCCGACGCGGTGCCGGTACTCGAGAGTCTGACCGATACGCTCGATCAGCTCATCATCGCGCCGGCCGAACCCGGGCCGCATGAGAAGCTCGCCGACAGTGAGCGCGACGAAGTGCTCGCGACGCTGTCCGGCACGGGCCTCACGGAGCACTACCGGCGTCACGCGGTGGCGCCGCTGCTCTTGGTGCGCACGCTGCTGCCGTTTCTGGCCAATCGCGACGGGGCGCGTGTGCTGGTGGTGAGCAGCTGGCTCGGCTCATTGGCCGGCAAGACACAGGGCGGTGACTACGCGACCTGCGCGAGCGGCGCCGCGTTGCACATGCACATGCGCGCGCTGGCGCATGACCTGAGTGACGAGCGCATCGTGCTCATGCTGGGAAATCCGGGCCATTTCGCCACCACGCCCGACGGCCCCACGTTTCGCGTGCCGATCGATGAAGCGGCGATCGGTCTGCTGAGTCAGATGGAACGGTTGCCGCGTGAGCGGACCGGAAGCTTTCTGGATTGGACAGGGGCGGAGCGGGCGTGGTGA
- a CDS encoding M1 family metallopeptidase → MIGSRAEAQASPSHTGARRAGLDVVHYEFRVDFPARAWPDTIRFVATTTAARRDAMSLSLDLAAAMHVDSARVNGAPVAFTRPGDSVRVALPNGSNDTVRVAVFYHGLPSDGLIVRRDTLLGWTAFGDNFPDRARQWLATVDHPSDKALVDWIVRAPRTHRVIANGELVEETPENGPADARLVRTHWRTARPIYTGLMVIGVSPFAVLELGETACHLAERAGCVRQSVWTSPDRRAAMPGSFARAGEIVTLFSTLVGPFPYEKLAHVASSTRFGGMENASAIFYDQRLFRPGALAESLIAHETAHQWFGDAVTTREWPHVWLSEGFATYFAALWTEHAHGDSAFLTEMREIRAKMLKSPITVEKAVIDTTLDDLSRVLNTNVYEKAGFTLHMLRREIGDSAFFRGIRAYYAAHRHGNALTADVQQAFERASSRRLDWFFDQWMRRPGYADVDASWSWNEQTRRLHVTVLQGTRFAPYRLSLAVDITTANGTVKRVRVRVPALRTSTMTVPIALSVKPSAVRFDGDVSLLGVLRQ, encoded by the coding sequence GTGATCGGTTCTCGAGCCGAGGCGCAAGCATCGCCGAGTCATACGGGAGCGCGCCGGGCCGGACTCGATGTGGTGCACTACGAGTTCCGCGTCGACTTTCCGGCGCGCGCGTGGCCTGACACGATCCGGTTTGTGGCGACGACCACCGCGGCGCGCCGCGATGCGATGTCGCTCTCGCTCGATCTGGCCGCCGCGATGCACGTGGATTCCGCGCGTGTCAACGGGGCGCCGGTGGCCTTCACGCGCCCCGGCGACAGCGTCCGGGTGGCGTTGCCGAATGGCAGCAACGACACGGTGCGCGTGGCGGTGTTCTACCATGGCTTGCCGTCCGATGGCCTCATCGTTCGTCGCGATACGTTACTCGGCTGGACGGCCTTCGGTGACAACTTTCCCGACCGCGCCCGGCAGTGGCTGGCGACGGTCGATCATCCCTCGGACAAGGCGCTGGTGGACTGGATCGTGCGCGCGCCGCGAACGCATCGCGTGATCGCCAATGGCGAGCTAGTGGAAGAGACGCCGGAGAATGGTCCCGCCGACGCGCGCCTCGTGCGCACGCATTGGCGGACCGCGCGGCCGATCTACACCGGGCTGATGGTGATCGGCGTGTCGCCATTTGCCGTGCTCGAATTGGGTGAGACCGCGTGCCATCTCGCCGAGCGGGCGGGGTGCGTGCGCCAATCCGTGTGGACAAGCCCCGACCGTCGTGCCGCCATGCCAGGGAGTTTCGCGCGCGCCGGGGAGATCGTCACGCTCTTCTCGACGCTGGTGGGTCCGTTCCCGTACGAGAAGCTGGCGCATGTGGCATCGTCCACGCGCTTCGGCGGCATGGAGAATGCCAGTGCCATCTTTTACGACCAGCGGTTGTTCAGGCCGGGAGCGCTCGCCGAGTCACTGATCGCGCACGAGACCGCACATCAGTGGTTTGGGGATGCGGTCACGACGCGTGAATGGCCACACGTGTGGCTCTCGGAGGGCTTCGCCACCTACTTCGCCGCCCTGTGGACCGAGCACGCGCATGGCGACAGCGCGTTCCTGACCGAGATGCGCGAGATTCGCGCGAAGATGTTGAAGTCGCCGATAACGGTGGAGAAGGCCGTGATTGATACCACGCTCGACGATCTGTCGCGCGTGCTGAACACCAACGTGTACGAGAAGGCCGGCTTCACGCTGCACATGCTGCGCCGTGAGATCGGTGACTCCGCGTTCTTTCGCGGGATCCGCGCGTACTATGCGGCGCATCGTCACGGGAATGCGCTCACGGCTGACGTGCAGCAGGCATTCGAACGCGCGTCGTCACGCCGGCTCGATTGGTTCTTCGATCAGTGGATGCGGCGTCCCGGATACGCCGACGTGGACGCTTCGTGGTCGTGGAACGAGCAGACGCGTCGACTCCACGTGACGGTGCTCCAAGGGACACGCTTTGCCCCGTACCGGCTGTCGCTCGCGGTCGATATCACCACGGCGAACGGCACGGTGAAGCGTGTGCGCGTCAGGGTGCCGGCGTTGCGTACGTCAACGATGACGGTTCCCATAGCGCTTTCGGTGAAGCCGAGCGCCGTACGCTTTGACGGGGACGTGTCGCTGCTCGGAGTACTGCGCCAATGA